The following proteins come from a genomic window of Posidoniimonas polymericola:
- a CDS encoding redoxin domain-containing protein: MPQTAPLLLSALLLLYCPPALATPTDAAGGPPAGGSASVLSGVRLDLELPDAYGKNHTLAEFADSRLLVVTFLGTECPLAKLYGPRLQELADQYAEQGVTFIGVDANTQDSLAEITAYARRHDVKFPLLKDNTGEAALSFGATRTPEVFVLDAERRIRYQGRIDDQYGVGYARSAPERHDLRAAIDQLLAGQAVAAAKTEAVGCLIGRRRRPDESSDVTFSNQVSRVLQTHCVECHREGEIGPFALENYEQASGWAEMIDEVVRTKRMPPWDAHSDNTEFANERKMPESDKQVLYDWAAAGAPEGDPANLPPPREFVDGWRLPRDPDMVIPIADKPFKIAAEGTIEYQYFAVDPGFTEDKWIQASDIVPGNRAAVHHVIAFISPPEGEGRRGLGWLSAYVPGQSSMLLPEGQARLAPAGSRIIFQMHYTPTGSPQEDKTKIGLVFADPETVTEEVVTLAALEEKFEIAPHAKDHVVRKTKKHWPAGAKLLAMSPHMHVRGKSFRYDAIWPDGRRETLVDIPNYDFNWQNAYVLAEPLELPPGFAVECTAHFDNSKQNLANPDPSIAVRWGDQTWEEMMIGFFEVAVPRGSYQGNRPAAATGPTDEERQRAKGVAESLFQRFDANRDGAIDRDELPSTFRVFAFNRYDLDGDRIITEDEVYEFALHSDS; this comes from the coding sequence ATGCCCCAAACCGCCCCGTTGCTGCTCTCTGCCCTCCTGCTGCTTTACTGCCCGCCCGCTCTGGCGACGCCGACCGATGCGGCCGGCGGCCCGCCTGCTGGTGGGTCAGCAAGCGTGTTGTCGGGCGTGAGGCTCGACCTCGAACTGCCCGACGCCTACGGCAAGAACCACACGCTGGCCGAGTTTGCCGACAGCCGGCTGCTGGTCGTGACGTTCCTCGGCACGGAGTGCCCGCTCGCCAAGCTCTACGGCCCCCGGCTGCAGGAGCTGGCCGACCAGTACGCCGAGCAGGGCGTCACGTTCATTGGCGTCGACGCCAACACGCAAGACTCGCTCGCCGAGATCACCGCGTACGCCCGCCGGCACGACGTCAAGTTCCCGCTGCTCAAGGACAACACCGGCGAGGCCGCGTTGTCGTTCGGCGCCACCCGCACGCCGGAAGTGTTCGTGCTCGACGCCGAGCGGCGCATCCGCTACCAGGGCCGCATCGACGACCAGTACGGCGTCGGCTACGCCCGCAGCGCCCCCGAGCGGCACGACCTGCGGGCGGCCATCGATCAGTTGCTGGCCGGCCAAGCGGTCGCCGCCGCCAAGACCGAGGCCGTCGGCTGCTTGATCGGCCGCCGCCGCCGACCCGACGAGTCGAGCGACGTCACCTTTAGCAACCAGGTCTCACGCGTGCTGCAGACGCACTGCGTCGAGTGCCACCGCGAGGGCGAGATCGGCCCGTTCGCGCTGGAGAACTACGAGCAGGCGTCCGGCTGGGCCGAGATGATCGACGAGGTGGTCCGCACTAAGCGGATGCCGCCGTGGGACGCGCACTCCGACAACACCGAGTTCGCGAACGAGCGGAAGATGCCCGAGTCGGACAAGCAGGTGCTGTACGACTGGGCCGCCGCCGGCGCGCCCGAGGGCGACCCCGCCAACCTGCCGCCGCCGCGTGAATTCGTCGACGGCTGGCGGCTGCCGCGGGACCCGGACATGGTGATCCCGATCGCCGACAAGCCGTTCAAGATCGCCGCCGAGGGGACCATCGAGTACCAGTACTTCGCGGTCGACCCCGGCTTCACCGAGGACAAGTGGATCCAGGCGTCGGACATCGTGCCGGGCAACCGCGCGGCGGTGCACCACGTGATTGCATTCATCAGCCCGCCCGAGGGCGAGGGCCGCCGCGGCCTGGGCTGGCTGTCGGCGTACGTGCCGGGGCAGAGCTCGATGCTGCTGCCGGAGGGTCAGGCGCGGCTCGCGCCGGCCGGCTCGCGGATCATCTTCCAGATGCACTACACGCCGACCGGCTCGCCCCAGGAAGACAAGACCAAGATCGGCCTGGTGTTCGCCGACCCGGAGACGGTCACCGAGGAAGTCGTGACGCTGGCGGCCCTCGAGGAGAAGTTCGAGATCGCGCCCCACGCCAAGGACCACGTCGTCCGCAAGACCAAGAAGCACTGGCCTGCGGGCGCCAAGCTGCTGGCGATGTCGCCGCACATGCACGTCCGCGGCAAGTCGTTCCGCTACGACGCCATCTGGCCCGACGGTCGGCGTGAGACGCTGGTCGACATCCCCAACTACGACTTCAACTGGCAGAACGCCTACGTGCTGGCCGAGCCGCTGGAGCTGCCGCCCGGCTTCGCGGTCGAGTGCACGGCCCACTTCGATAACTCCAAGCAGAACCTGGCCAACCCCGACCCGTCGATCGCGGTGCGGTGGGGCGACCAGACCTGGGAGGAGATGATGATCGGCTTCTTCGAGGTCGCCGTGCCGCGCGGCAGCTACCAAGGCAACCGCCCGGCGGCCGCCACAGGCCCGACGGACGAAGAGCGGCAGCGGGCCAAGGGGGTCGCCGAGTCGCTGTTCCAACGCTTCGACGCCAACCGCGACGGCGCCATCGACCGCGACGAGCTCCCTTCGACCTTCCGCGTGTTCGCCTTCAACCGCTACGACCTCGACGGCGATCGCATCATCACCGAGGACGAGGTGTACGAGTTCGCCCTGCACTCTGACAGCTAG
- a CDS encoding MBL fold metallo-hydrolase has product MLLEQRFVPGLAIASYIVGDEQSGAAVVVDPTRDVDGYVDYAEHHGLHITHIVETHVHADFVCGSRELKARLNDKPTIHCSGYGGDDWTQPYADQHVKEGDSIELGDVRLGFLHTPGHTAEHIGVTLYDTSRSEDTPWVLFSGDFLFVGDVGRPDLLGEDAKKELAHQLYNSVFDRLGVLPDITEVFPAHGAGSLCGKAIGSRRSSTIGYERRYNSSLEEKPEDKWVAALLEGMPLSPPYFKRMKQVNRDGPAILGPELPGQKRFAAKQVNERLCGECLTIDVRPKEAFAAAHIPGSINIPLGQNLPTWAGWVLPYDRPKLIVLDDPSDMPQVVTHLVRVGFDDVEGYLEGGIGSWETAGFELGRLGASSVHDLHHELSSGAKRTVLDVRTDSEWDSGHIDGALHIHGGELQDRFSEVPRDKPVSVVCGSGYRASIASSFLKREGFEDVTNVIGGMSAWKAAELPTAKK; this is encoded by the coding sequence ATGCTACTCGAACAACGATTCGTTCCCGGACTGGCCATTGCCTCGTACATCGTGGGCGACGAGCAAAGCGGCGCGGCGGTCGTGGTCGACCCCACCCGCGACGTCGATGGCTATGTCGATTACGCCGAGCACCACGGGCTGCACATCACCCACATCGTCGAGACCCACGTTCACGCCGATTTCGTCTGCGGCTCCCGAGAACTCAAGGCACGGCTCAACGACAAGCCAACCATCCACTGCTCCGGCTACGGCGGCGACGACTGGACCCAGCCGTACGCCGACCAGCACGTCAAGGAAGGCGACTCGATCGAGCTCGGCGACGTCCGGCTCGGCTTCCTCCACACGCCGGGCCACACAGCCGAGCACATCGGCGTCACGCTGTACGACACGTCGCGCAGCGAGGATACTCCCTGGGTGCTGTTCTCCGGCGACTTCCTGTTCGTCGGCGATGTCGGCCGGCCCGACCTGCTGGGCGAGGATGCAAAAAAGGAGCTCGCCCACCAGCTCTACAACAGCGTGTTCGACCGACTCGGCGTGCTGCCCGACATCACCGAGGTGTTCCCTGCGCACGGAGCCGGCTCGCTGTGCGGCAAGGCGATCGGCTCGCGGCGTTCATCGACTATCGGCTACGAGCGCCGCTACAACAGTTCGCTCGAGGAGAAGCCCGAAGACAAATGGGTCGCCGCCCTCCTGGAAGGCATGCCGCTCTCGCCGCCGTACTTCAAGCGAATGAAGCAGGTCAACCGCGACGGCCCGGCTATCCTCGGCCCCGAGCTGCCCGGCCAGAAACGCTTCGCCGCCAAGCAGGTGAACGAGCGGCTCTGCGGCGAGTGCCTGACAATCGACGTGCGTCCGAAGGAGGCGTTCGCCGCTGCGCACATCCCGGGCTCGATCAACATCCCGCTCGGCCAGAACCTGCCAACCTGGGCCGGCTGGGTGCTGCCGTACGACCGGCCCAAGCTGATCGTGCTCGACGACCCATCCGACATGCCGCAGGTCGTGACGCACCTGGTGCGGGTCGGCTTTGACGACGTTGAGGGCTACTTAGAGGGCGGCATCGGATCTTGGGAGACCGCAGGCTTCGAGCTGGGGCGGCTCGGCGCCTCTTCGGTGCACGACCTTCACCACGAGCTGTCCAGCGGCGCCAAGCGGACGGTGCTCGACGTCCGGACCGACAGCGAGTGGGACAGCGGCCACATCGACGGCGCCCTGCACATCCACGGCGGCGAGCTGCAGGACCGCTTCTCCGAAGTCCCCCGCGACAAGCCGGTGTCGGTGGTGTGCGGATCGGGTTATCGGGCGTCGATCGCCAGTTCGTTCCTGAAGCGTGAGGGCTTCGAGGACGTGACCAACGTGATCGGCGGCATGTCGGCCTGGAAAGCCGCAGAGCTGCCCACCGCGAAGAAATAA
- a CDS encoding beta-lactamase hydrolase domain-containing protein yields MNHAQQLNDELIVGPQPSPSELDRFADDGVKTVINLRTAGEDDQPLGPDAEAEEVKSRGMTYLHLPVSMGSLGSATVDEFRRAFKELPKPVLAHCKSGKRAGALAMMHLAVERGISGEKTLEQAEELGFECDQPELKAFVKQYVDAHTCNK; encoded by the coding sequence ATGAACCACGCCCAGCAACTAAACGACGAACTCATCGTTGGCCCCCAGCCGAGCCCCTCTGAACTCGACCGCTTTGCCGACGACGGCGTCAAGACCGTCATCAACCTGCGGACCGCGGGTGAGGACGACCAGCCGCTTGGTCCCGACGCGGAAGCGGAGGAGGTGAAGTCTCGTGGCATGACCTACCTGCACCTGCCTGTGTCGATGGGGTCGCTCGGTTCGGCGACCGTCGATGAGTTTCGTCGCGCGTTCAAGGAGCTTCCCAAGCCGGTGCTCGCCCACTGCAAGAGTGGCAAACGGGCCGGGGCCTTGGCGATGATGCACCTCGCGGTCGAGCGGGGGATCTCCGGCGAGAAAACGCTCGAGCAGGCCGAGGAGCTCGGTTTCGAGTGCGACCAGCCGGAGCTGAAGGCGTTCGTCAAGCAGTACGTTGACGCCCACACTTGCAACAAGTAG
- a CDS encoding response regulator has product MLVLSRHKNQKIRFPGQGISVEILEVRGSKVSIGVDAPIEVRVLRDEIEDHSKGAHGPAPHVIRLPKNLRHELRNTLHELSLMLHVYHRRGAAAGAADTIDADKMFEAVIQRIEDLSGHRVLGRTGVVARPVGPPGGQPAGRALVVDDNDNERELLAGFLRMCGYGVQTARDGLEAIELLRSGERPAFMLIDMQMPRCDGARLLKMIRERKEWAKITLFVISGNSAEDYGPGSADGCTGWFQKPLDPRRIVDELVRIEEGSASVA; this is encoded by the coding sequence ATGCTCGTCTTATCTCGTCATAAGAATCAGAAGATCCGCTTCCCCGGTCAGGGGATCTCGGTGGAGATCCTCGAAGTGCGGGGATCGAAAGTAAGCATCGGGGTCGACGCGCCGATCGAGGTCCGCGTGCTGCGGGACGAGATCGAAGACCATTCGAAGGGCGCGCACGGCCCGGCGCCGCATGTGATACGGCTCCCCAAGAACCTGCGGCACGAGCTACGCAACACGCTGCACGAGCTGAGTCTGATGCTGCACGTCTACCACAGACGCGGCGCGGCCGCGGGCGCCGCGGACACGATCGACGCCGACAAGATGTTCGAGGCCGTGATCCAACGCATCGAGGACCTCAGCGGCCACCGGGTGCTCGGCCGGACCGGCGTGGTCGCCCGCCCGGTCGGCCCGCCGGGCGGCCAGCCTGCGGGTCGGGCGTTGGTGGTCGACGACAACGACAACGAGCGCGAGCTGCTGGCCGGCTTCCTGCGGATGTGCGGTTACGGGGTGCAGACCGCCAGGGACGGGCTCGAGGCGATCGAGCTGCTGCGGAGCGGCGAGCGGCCGGCGTTCATGCTGATCGATATGCAGATGCCCCGCTGCGACGGCGCCCGGCTGCTGAAGATGATCCGCGAGCGGAAAGAGTGGGCAAAGATTACCCTGTTCGTCATCAGCGGCAACTCGGCCGAAGACTACGGCCCCGGCTCGGCCGATGGCTGCACCGGCTGGTTCCAGAAGCCGCTCGACCCACGGCGCATTGTCGACGAGCTCGTCCGGATCGAAGAAGGCTCGGCTTCCGTGGCTTAA
- a CDS encoding response regulator, with product MNAEHASRPPYREVQILLVEDDDVDAEAVCRAFEKVRIGNRIVRAKDGVEALCILRGEHQLQVGRPCVILLDLNLPRMNGIEMLRELRADPALSDRLVFVLTTSDTDSDKVAAYQEHVAGYVVKSRAGSDFAGLTQLLDHYWRIVEFPPERHL from the coding sequence ATGAACGCAGAGCACGCCTCCCGTCCGCCCTACCGAGAAGTCCAGATCCTGCTGGTCGAGGACGACGACGTCGACGCCGAGGCGGTGTGCCGGGCGTTCGAAAAGGTCCGGATCGGCAACAGGATTGTCCGCGCAAAGGACGGCGTTGAGGCGCTCTGCATCCTGCGGGGTGAGCACCAGCTGCAGGTGGGGCGGCCGTGCGTCATCCTGCTAGACCTCAACCTCCCGCGGATGAATGGCATTGAGATGCTCCGCGAGCTCCGCGCCGATCCTGCCCTGTCGGACAGGTTGGTTTTCGTGCTGACGACATCCGACACCGACAGCGACAAGGTCGCCGCCTACCAGGAGCACGTCGCGGGGTACGTGGTGAAGTCGCGGGCGGGGTCCGATTTCGCCGGGTTGACCCAGCTTCTCGACCACTACTGGCGGATCGTTGAATTCCCCCCAGAAAGGCACCTATGA
- a CDS encoding sensor histidine kinase codes for MTQGERNCIVVIDDDSVDREQIVRLVGQRYAVVQAGTAAEGIDICREKLPLCVLLDYRLPDLNGLDALNILAALGPPVVIMTGQGDEELAAESIKQGAYDYLVKQRLNADRLHSVIDHAVEKSRLIRRLEDARGDLNGVFGVASSRLREPLAEIEGQLHRLLEDADEPLPAAHRAVVSRLTAAAGDLRLLVDQLLDFNRVGRDDEPIGDADLDHVMTEVGERLRGEFQSAGATPAVGRLPIIRGSESDYAFLLENLLTNAIRYRAEHPLQVSVNAEFCQREWVIRVEDNGLGVPPDDAELVFAPHVRLSPRADIPGHGLGLATCRKIVRRHGGKIWVEPSSAGGAAFCFTAAPTQAQLNNWLLGAS; via the coding sequence ATGACTCAGGGTGAGCGGAACTGCATTGTGGTGATCGACGACGACTCGGTCGATCGCGAGCAGATTGTGCGGCTCGTCGGCCAGAGGTACGCGGTCGTGCAGGCGGGAACCGCCGCCGAGGGCATCGACATCTGCCGAGAGAAGCTCCCGCTGTGTGTGCTGCTGGACTACCGCCTCCCGGACCTCAATGGCCTCGACGCGTTGAATATCCTCGCCGCGTTGGGCCCGCCGGTAGTCATCATGACCGGCCAGGGCGACGAAGAGCTGGCGGCCGAGTCGATCAAGCAGGGCGCGTACGACTACCTCGTCAAGCAGCGGTTGAACGCCGACAGGTTGCACAGTGTGATCGACCACGCGGTTGAGAAGTCGCGGCTGATCCGCCGCCTGGAGGACGCCCGCGGAGACCTGAACGGCGTGTTTGGCGTGGCGTCGAGTCGGTTGCGCGAGCCTCTGGCCGAGATCGAGGGTCAGCTCCACCGCCTGCTGGAGGACGCCGATGAGCCGCTGCCCGCCGCTCATCGAGCGGTGGTGTCTCGGCTCACCGCCGCCGCCGGCGACCTCCGCTTGCTCGTGGATCAACTGCTGGACTTCAACCGCGTGGGCCGCGACGACGAACCCATCGGAGACGCCGATCTTGACCACGTGATGACCGAGGTAGGGGAGCGGTTGCGCGGCGAGTTCCAGTCGGCTGGGGCTACGCCGGCGGTCGGTCGGCTGCCGATCATTCGTGGGTCGGAGAGCGACTACGCTTTCCTGCTAGAGAACCTCCTTACCAACGCCATCCGCTACAGGGCAGAGCACCCGCTTCAGGTCTCGGTCAACGCGGAGTTCTGTCAACGCGAGTGGGTCATCCGAGTAGAAGACAACGGCCTCGGCGTGCCGCCCGACGACGCCGAGCTCGTCTTCGCACCGCATGTCCGGTTGAGCCCGCGGGCGGATATCCCGGGGCACGGGCTGGGGCTGGCCACCTGCCGAAAAATTGTCAGACGCCACGGCGGCAAAATCTGGGTAGAGCCTTCCTCCGCAGGCGGCGCTGCGTTCTGTTTCACCGCGGCGCCCACCCAGGCGCAGCTCAACAACTGGCTGCTAGGCGCTAGCTAG
- a CDS encoding chemotaxis protein CheB has product MPSDQEQTAPPSLIVGIGASAGGLEAIERFIDRTPPDTGMAFVLVQHLSPDFKSLMDELLSRWTPMPIHQVEDGMRVEANHIYLMPPRKEMAIADGRLLLVNKDPDATLTLPIDHFFRSLAQDCGPRAVGVILSGTGSDGSRGIVDIHEAGGLALVQDEETAKFDGMPRAARESGVIDLFLAPEDMPQALTRMQQNQHSTALTDLLDSQGLGAAGLKRVFQLIRSGYGVDFNEYKINTVVRRTERRMTFNKVRHIDEYADLLATDREELDALYRDLLIGVTRFFRDGEAYDRLVADVIEPLIEDAQPGQDLRVWVAGCATGEEAYSIAILFDEAVVRSGKANEVKLFATDIHKTSLDVASQGLYSDRSLEDALPERLHQYFHKVSGGYQIKPRIRQSIVFAPHNLIKDAPFTKLDLITCRNLLIYLQPQAQKRVLSLFHFGLRAGGCLFLGPSESPGNANDEFDPINANWKLFKKRHNLQLTPEARLQLGPPPRERQSDRLTSPPRPTRSDPNGLPISTYDELLSTVMPPSLLVSESGDLVYTFGDAGSLLKDEQGRFSAQVLDRLRTGLRSPVSSAVRRALHEEQTVEYQGLLFTDENGEQRRSDLTVRPIVDARQKCRLLLIQVAPQAESQAAASPRATTDLASITAEQVDALETELRYTKENLQATIEQLETSNEELQAANEELVASNEELQSTNEELHSVNEELYSVNAEHQNKISQLSELTRDMDNLLQSTEVHTIFLDAELRIRKFTPRVADSFNVLPQDIGRRIDSFTHSIECDNLTRKIGQVIRTGQAYEEEVLGADDTCFLMRILPYRAASGGIDAAGIDGALLTLVDITKLQKTSEALKESVKQRDRFLAMLSHELRNPLATILNATHLLSASGDDPERRYPAEVIQRQSAQMAALLDDLLDVTRVSHGKIQISHQPFNMLTAVNHAVEGALSQFERREQTLNTKLPEAPIWGTGSDTRILQVVLNLLTNASKYSPRGSQVELALTAEDGQAVISVRDHGMGISADQIDNIFEMFMQSDRTLDRAEGGLGVGLTLVRSLVELHGGTISAHSDGPGKGSEFTVRLPTCDPPAAADLQGPHYRVDRTIERVVLIEDNVDSARMLAYLLEGSGFEVTVEHNGRAGLDAIMRLRPDAAIVDIGLPELDGHEVARRVREAPELADVYLIALTGYGQESDRRLATESGFDEHLVKPVDPDRLSALLSEAKGRVHGPQDTLPS; this is encoded by the coding sequence ATGCCCAGCGATCAGGAACAGACCGCCCCCCCCTCGTTGATCGTCGGCATTGGCGCGTCGGCCGGCGGCCTCGAGGCGATTGAGCGGTTCATCGACCGCACCCCGCCGGACACCGGCATGGCGTTCGTCTTGGTGCAGCACCTCTCGCCCGACTTCAAAAGCTTGATGGACGAGCTGCTGTCGCGGTGGACCCCGATGCCGATCCACCAAGTCGAAGACGGCATGCGTGTCGAGGCCAACCACATCTACCTGATGCCGCCCAGGAAGGAGATGGCGATCGCCGACGGCAGGCTGCTGCTCGTCAACAAGGACCCAGACGCGACGCTGACGCTGCCGATCGATCACTTCTTCCGCTCGCTCGCGCAAGACTGCGGCCCGCGAGCAGTGGGGGTGATCTTGTCTGGGACCGGCTCGGACGGGTCCCGCGGGATCGTTGATATCCACGAGGCGGGCGGTCTGGCCCTGGTCCAGGATGAGGAGACCGCCAAGTTCGACGGCATGCCCCGGGCCGCCCGCGAGTCGGGCGTCATCGACCTGTTCCTCGCGCCCGAGGACATGCCCCAGGCGCTCACGCGGATGCAGCAGAACCAACACTCCACCGCGTTGACCGACCTGCTCGACAGCCAAGGCCTCGGCGCGGCGGGTCTGAAACGCGTTTTTCAACTGATCCGCTCCGGGTACGGCGTGGACTTCAATGAGTACAAGATCAACACCGTTGTGCGGCGGACAGAACGGCGGATGACGTTCAACAAGGTGCGGCACATCGACGAGTACGCCGACCTGCTCGCGACCGATCGAGAAGAGCTCGACGCCCTGTACCGTGACCTGCTGATCGGCGTCACCCGGTTCTTCCGCGACGGCGAGGCCTACGACCGTTTGGTGGCCGACGTGATCGAACCGCTGATCGAGGACGCCCAACCGGGGCAGGACCTGCGGGTCTGGGTGGCCGGTTGCGCGACCGGCGAGGAGGCCTACTCGATCGCCATCCTGTTCGACGAGGCGGTCGTCAGGAGCGGCAAGGCGAATGAGGTCAAGCTGTTCGCGACCGACATCCACAAGACCTCACTCGATGTCGCCTCGCAGGGGCTCTACTCCGACCGGAGCCTGGAAGATGCCCTCCCGGAACGACTCCATCAGTACTTCCACAAGGTGAGCGGGGGCTACCAGATCAAGCCGCGGATCCGGCAGAGCATCGTCTTTGCGCCGCACAACCTAATTAAGGACGCGCCGTTCACCAAGCTCGACCTGATCACCTGCCGCAACCTGCTGATCTACCTGCAGCCCCAGGCCCAGAAGCGAGTATTGTCCCTGTTTCATTTTGGCCTGCGGGCGGGCGGCTGCCTCTTCTTGGGGCCGAGCGAGAGCCCCGGAAACGCCAACGACGAATTCGATCCCATCAACGCCAACTGGAAGCTGTTCAAGAAACGCCACAACCTCCAGCTGACGCCCGAGGCGCGCCTCCAGCTAGGCCCCCCGCCCAGGGAGAGGCAATCGGACCGACTAACCTCGCCACCGCGTCCTACCCGGAGCGACCCCAACGGCCTGCCGATCAGCACCTACGACGAATTGCTGTCGACCGTGATGCCGCCCTCGCTGCTGGTTTCTGAGTCGGGCGATCTGGTCTACACCTTTGGCGACGCCGGCAGCCTGCTGAAGGACGAGCAGGGCAGGTTCTCGGCCCAGGTGCTCGATCGGCTGAGGACGGGGCTGCGGTCTCCGGTGTCTTCTGCGGTGCGCCGCGCGCTCCACGAAGAGCAGACGGTCGAGTATCAAGGGCTGCTCTTCACCGACGAGAACGGCGAGCAACGCCGCTCTGACCTGACGGTCCGGCCCATTGTCGACGCCCGCCAGAAGTGTCGCCTGCTGCTGATCCAGGTGGCGCCGCAGGCCGAAAGCCAGGCGGCGGCCTCGCCGCGGGCCACGACCGATCTCGCATCGATCACGGCCGAGCAGGTGGACGCCCTCGAGACCGAGCTGAGGTACACCAAGGAGAACCTGCAGGCGACGATCGAACAGCTCGAGACCAGCAACGAGGAGCTGCAGGCCGCCAACGAAGAGCTGGTCGCCTCGAATGAAGAGCTGCAGAGCACCAACGAGGAGCTCCACTCGGTCAACGAGGAGCTCTACTCCGTCAACGCCGAACACCAGAACAAGATCAGCCAGCTCTCGGAACTCACCCGGGACATGGACAACCTGCTCCAAAGCACCGAGGTGCACACGATCTTCCTGGACGCCGAGCTGCGTATCCGGAAGTTCACGCCCCGCGTGGCTGACAGCTTCAACGTGCTGCCCCAGGACATCGGGCGGCGGATCGACAGCTTCACGCACTCCATCGAGTGCGACAACCTGACCCGCAAGATCGGCCAAGTCATCCGCACCGGGCAGGCCTACGAGGAGGAGGTGCTGGGAGCCGACGACACGTGCTTCCTGATGCGGATCCTCCCGTACCGTGCCGCCAGCGGCGGGATCGACGCCGCTGGGATTGACGGGGCGTTGCTCACGCTGGTCGACATCACCAAGCTCCAGAAGACCTCCGAGGCTCTCAAGGAGTCGGTTAAACAGCGTGACCGGTTCCTGGCGATGCTGTCGCACGAGCTGCGCAACCCGCTGGCGACCATCCTCAACGCGACCCACCTGCTGTCGGCGTCGGGCGACGATCCAGAGCGCCGCTACCCTGCCGAGGTGATCCAGCGACAGTCAGCCCAAATGGCCGCTCTGCTCGACGACCTGCTGGACGTCACCCGCGTGAGCCACGGCAAGATCCAGATCAGCCATCAGCCCTTCAACATGCTCACGGCGGTCAATCACGCGGTCGAGGGCGCCCTCTCGCAGTTCGAGCGACGCGAACAGACGCTCAACACCAAGCTGCCCGAGGCCCCAATCTGGGGGACGGGCAGCGACACACGCATCCTGCAGGTCGTGCTTAATCTGCTGACGAACGCGTCGAAGTACTCGCCCCGCGGCAGCCAGGTGGAGCTCGCCCTCACGGCCGAGGACGGGCAGGCTGTCATCAGCGTCCGCGACCACGGCATGGGGATTTCGGCCGACCAGATCGACAACATCTTCGAGATGTTTATGCAGTCCGATCGAACCCTCGACCGGGCCGAGGGCGGACTCGGGGTTGGACTGACGCTGGTCCGCTCGCTGGTCGAGCTGCACGGCGGCACGATTTCTGCCCACAGCGACGGCCCCGGCAAGGGGAGCGAGTTTACTGTCCGGCTCCCCACCTGCGACCCGCCCGCCGCGGCCGACCTGCAGGGGCCGCACTACCGCGTCGACAGGACGATCGAGCGGGTTGTGCTGATCGAGGACAACGTCGACTCGGCCAGGATGCTGGCGTACCTGCTAGAGGGCTCCGGTTTCGAGGTCACCGTCGAGCACAACGGCCGGGCGGGACTCGACGCCATCATGCGGCTGCGACCGGACGCCGCGATCGTCGACATTGGGCTGCCCGAGCTTGACGGGCACGAGGTCGCCCGCCGCGTCCGCGAGGCGCCAGAGTTGGCGGACGTCTACCTGATCGCGCTGACGGGCTACGGGCAGGAGTCCGACCGACGCCTAGCGACCGAGAGCGGCTTCGACGAGCACCTTGTCAAACCGGTAGACCCCGACCGGCTGAGCGCGCTGCTATCCGAGGCCAAGGGGAGAGTCCACGGGCCACAGGACACGCTGCCTAGCTAG
- a CDS encoding response regulator transcription factor, producing MEVDSRPCRVFVVEDHPLVRLGLEQSISKHSDLELVGDADNAAEAWRGISEREPNAVIVDLTLSGGDGLALVQRIATHRPAIGIVVSSMHDQGVYESRALRAGAHAYVTKDRPIEELLERVVAAALQAVEGRREAVAECGGESADPDTAEFTNRELEVFRLIGVGLTTKQIAARLQRSVKTVESFKGRLKQKLRLASGDELTREAVQWALLKKVV from the coding sequence ATGGAAGTCGATTCGAGGCCTTGCCGGGTTTTTGTCGTGGAGGACCACCCGCTGGTGCGGCTGGGGCTGGAGCAATCAATCTCCAAGCATTCGGACCTTGAGCTCGTTGGCGACGCCGACAACGCCGCCGAGGCGTGGCGGGGCATCTCCGAACGGGAGCCCAACGCCGTGATTGTCGACCTGACACTGTCCGGGGGCGACGGGCTCGCTCTGGTGCAACGGATCGCCACCCACCGGCCGGCGATTGGGATTGTGGTCTCGTCGATGCACGACCAGGGGGTCTACGAGAGCCGCGCCCTGCGCGCCGGCGCCCACGCCTACGTCACCAAGGACCGCCCCATCGAGGAGCTGCTCGAGCGGGTCGTTGCGGCCGCGCTGCAGGCCGTCGAGGGCCGCCGCGAGGCGGTCGCCGAGTGCGGGGGCGAGTCCGCAGACCCCGACACCGCCGAGTTCACCAACCGCGAGCTCGAGGTGTTCCGCCTGATCGGCGTAGGGCTGACTACGAAGCAGATCGCCGCGCGGCTGCAGCGGAGCGTCAAGACGGTCGAGTCGTTCAAGGGCCGGCTCAAGCAGAAGCTGCGGCTCGCCTCGGGCGACGAGCTCACCCGCGAGGCCGTGCAGTGGGCGTTGCTCAAGAAGGTGGTGTAG